One stretch of Macaca nemestrina isolate mMacNem1 chromosome 17, mMacNem.hap1, whole genome shotgun sequence DNA includes these proteins:
- the LOC105485200 gene encoding polycomb protein SUZ12 isoform X3, translating to MLSKVEKMKGEQESHSLSAHLQLTFTGFFHKNDKPSQNSENEQNSVTLEVLLVKVCHKKRKDVSCPIRQVPTGKKQVPLNPDLNQTKPGNFPSLAVSSNEFEPSNSHMVKSYSLLFRVTRPGRREFNGMINGETNENIDVNEELPARRKRNREDGEKTFVAQMTVFDKNRRLQLLDGEYEVAMQEMEECPISKKRATWETILDGKRLPPFETFSQGPTLQFTLRWTGETNDKSTAPIAKPLATRNSESLHQENKPGSVKPTQTIAVKESLTTDLQTRKEKDTPNENRQKLRIFYQFLYNNNTRQQTEARDDLHCPWCTLNCRKLYSLLKHLKLCHSRFIFNYVYHPKGARIDVSINECYDGSYAGNPQDIHRQPGFAFSRNGPVKRTPITHILVCRPKRTKASMSEFLESEDGEVEQQRTYSSGHNRLYFHSDTCLPLRPQEMEVDSEDEKDPEWLREKTITQIEEFSDVNEGEKEVMKLWNLHVMKHGFIADNQMNHACMLFVENYGQKIIKKNLCRNFMLHLVSMHDFNLISIMSIDKAVTKLREMQQKLEKGESASPANEEITEEQNGTANGFSEINSKEKALETDSVSGVSKQSKKQKL from the exons ATAAGCCATCACAAAActcagaaaatgaacaaaattctGTTACCCTAGAAGTCCTGCTTGTGAAAGtttgccacaaaaaaagaaag GATGTAAGTTGTCCAATAAGGCAAGTTCCCACAGGTAAAAAGCAGGTGCCTTTGAATCCTGACCTCAATCAAACAAAACCTGGAAATTTCCCGTCCCTTGCAGTTTCCAGTAATGAATTTGAACCTAGTAACAGCCATATGGTGAAGTCTTACTCGTTGCTATTTAGAGTGACTCGTCCAGGAAGAAGAGAGTTTAATGGAATGATTAATGGAGAAACCAATGAAAatattg ATGTCAATGAAGAGCTTCCAGCCAGAAGAAAACGAAATCGTGAGGATGGAGAAAAGACATTTGTTGCACAAATGACAGTATTTGATAAAAACAG GCGCTTACAGCTTTTAGATGGGGAATATGAAGTAGCCATGCAGGAAATGGAAGAATGTCCAATAAGCAAGAAAAGAGCAACATGGGAGACTATTCTTGATGGGAAG aggctGCCTCCATTTGAAACATTTTCTCAGGGACCTACATTGCAGTTCACTCTTCGTTGGACAGGAGAGACCAATGATAAATCTACAGCTCCTATTGCCAAACCTCTTGCCACTAGAAATTCAGAGAGTCTCCATCAGGAAAACAAACCTGGTTCAGTTAAACCTACTCAAACTATTG CTGTTAAAGAATCATTGACTACAGATCtgcaaacaagaaaagaaaaggatactCCAAATGAAAACCGACagaaattaagaatattttatcaG ttTCTCTATAACAACAATACAAGGCAACAAACTGAAGCAAGAGATGACCTGCATTGCCCTTGGTGCACTCTGAACTGCCGCAAACTTTATAGTTTACTCAAGCATCTTAAACTCTGCCATAGCAGATTTATCTTCAACTATGTT TATCATCCAAAAGGTGCTAGGATAGATGTTTCTATCAATGAGTGTTATGATGGCTCCTATGCAGGAAATCCTCAGGATATTCATCGCCAACCTGGATTTGCTTTTAGTCGCAACGGACCAGTTAAGAGAACACCTATCACACACATTCTTGTGTGCAG gCCAAAACGAACAAAAGCAAGCATGTCTGAATTTCTTGAATCTGAAGATGGAGAAGTAGAACAGCAAAGAACATATAGTAGTGGCCATAATCGTCTGTATTTCCATAGTGATACGTGCTTACCTCTCCGTCCACAAGAAATGGAAGTAGATAGTGAAGATGAAAAGGATCCTGAATGGCTAAGAGAAAAAACCATTACA CAAATTGAAGAATTTTCTGATGTTaatgaaggagagaaagaagtgaTGAAACTCTGGAATCTCCATGTCATGAAGCATGG GTTTATTGCTGACAATCAAATGAATCATGCCTGTATGCTGTTTGTAGAAAATTATGGacagaaaataattaagaagAATTTATGTCGAAACTTCATGCTTCATCTAGTCAGCATGCATGACTTTAATCTTATTAGCATAATGTCAATAGATAAAGCTGTTACCAAGCTCCGTGAAATGcagcaaaaattagaaaaaggggAATCTGCTTCCCCTGCAAACGAAGAAATAACTGAAGAACAAAATGGGACAGCAAATGGATTTAGTGAAATTAACTCAAAAGAGAAAGCTTTGGAAACAGATAGCGTCTCAGGGGTTTCAAAAcagagcaaaaaacaaaaactctga